The Christiangramia flava JLT2011 region ATTGAGATAGCTATCAGGAATATCCGTTTTCCGGAAACTTCAAAGGATCTTGTAGTCGAAGGAGCGGGTGGTTTGCTGGTTCCGCTGAATGATACTGAAACCATTCTCGATCTGATTAGCCCGGAACATAAGGTTGTTCTGGTTTCGCGCCATTATCTTGGAAGCATCAACCACACATTGCTAAGTGTGGAGGTGTTAAAGAGTCGTGGGATCAAAAATATCGGAATCCTGTTTAGTGGAAAAGCGCATCCTTCTACTGAAGATGTGATCACCAAAATGGCCGGTGTGTCGATCATTGGCCGTATCGAAGAAGAACCGTACTTTGATGAGCGGGTGGTGGAGGAGTATGCAGAAAAGTTTAAGGAAAATCTATGCAAACTATAAATAGCGATCTTCGGGAAAGAGATCAAAAACATTTGTGGCACCCGCTCACGCAGCACAAGACCGCCGCTGCGGCCCTGCCCATCGTTCGCGCTGAAGGAGCGCATCTTTTTGATGATTCGGGAACAAAATATATTGATGGGATTTCCTCCTGGTATACGGCGGTATATGGTCATTGCAATCCATATATTACCAGTAGGGTTGCAGAACAGATGACCCGGCTCGACCAGGTTGTTTTCAGCGGATTCACTCATGAACCGGCCATCAAGCTTTCGGAGGCGCTGATAGCGATTCTTCCGAAGGGACAGCAAAAGCTCTTTTTTAACGATAATGGTTCCACGGCAACCGAGATCGGTATTAAAATGGCCCTGCAATATCATCACAACCTTGGAAATGACCGAAAGGTCATGCTAGCTTTTGAAGACGGTTTCCACGGAGATACTTTCGGTGCGATGTCGGTTTCCGGACTTTCGGTTTATAATGGTGCTTTTGAAGATCATTTTATCCGGGTGGAGCGTATTCCCGTACCAAATGGCGAAAATACTGCTGAAATCCTCGAAAAAATCCAGGTGTTGCATGCCGAAAATGGGATTGCCGGTTTCATCTATGAACCTTTGATACAGGGCGCTGCCGCCATGAAATTCCATGATGCAGAAGGCCTAAATGAAATTCTGAAGTTTTGCCGAAAAGAACATATTATTCTGGTGGCCGATGAAGTGATGACCGGCTTCGGTAAAACGGGAAAATTCTTCGCTTCAGATTATCTTTCTGAAAAACCAGATATTGTATGCCTGTCTAAAGCGTTAACCGCGGGGCTACTTCCCATGGGAATCACTTCCTGCAGTCAGAAGGTTTTCGAGGCTTTTTATTCCGAAGATATCGCTAAAGGACTTTTTCACGGTCATACCTATACGGCCAATCCGCTGGCCTGTACTGCGGCGCTGGCAGCGATTGATTTGTTGCATTCAGCCGAGATGCAGAATAATATAGCGCAGATCAGGAAATCGAACGAGGCCTTTGCGGAAAAACTCAAAAGGCAGCCGAAAGCAAAAAATGTTCGAAATATCGGAGTGATCCTGGCCTTTGAACTCGACGTGGAAATGGAGCGCTACGGGAATCTTCGGAATAAGCTTTTCCGGTTCTTTATGGATCGGGGAGTGGCCCTGAGACCTCTTGGAAATACGATCTATATCGTTCCGCCTTATGTGATCTCGGAGGAAGATCTTCAGTATACCTATAGCGTTATCGAGCAGGTTTTTAGCGAATTTTAAGATTGTCTTTTGCGTTAATCTTTTTCTGAAAGCCAAATGGGTTATTAGCTAAATTAGGAGGTTAATCCTGATGAAGATGATACACCCCGATACGCAGTTGAAATGGATTAGTGAGGCCGTTGGTTATGGCGTGGTTGCCACCAAACTCATCCCAAAAGGCACCATAACCTGGGTTCAGGATGCCTTGGACAGTATATTCGAGCCTGATGCCCCGCTTGGGATGAACGAGTTGGAGCAGGAAATGCTGGAAAAATACAGTTTTCGCAATAGTCGTGGCGAGCATGTGTTATGTTGGGATTTCGGAAAATTCGTCAATCATAGTTTCCGGTCCAATTGTCTTTCTACCGCGTATAATTTTGAACTTGCAGTTCGGGACATCCAGCCGGGAGAGGAGCTTACCGATGATTATGGCTACCTGAACCTTATTGAATCTTTTCAGCCTATCGATGAAGGAACTGCGCGAAAACTGGTAATGCCAGATGATATTCTCCAGCATTATACGGAATGGGATCATGCCCTGCGGAAAGTGTTTCCTGAAATCCCGAAAAACGATCAGCCATTATGGAATTTACTGGAAGAAAAGCTGGTGTTGGAGATCTCGGAGGTGGCCGCCGGAAAGAGAAAGATGCTTTCTACTCGTAATTTATATTATGAGCCTGAAAAGAGCCGAATCTAAAGCTGATTTGCTGGTAATTCCAGCGCTTCTGATGTATTTTTGTCAAAAATTTTGTTTTGAAAGACCCGATAGGAATAGTTTCAGTTGGGAGTGTGTCGCCACTTGGGTCAACTTCTGAAGAAATCTGGAACAGTTACCTCCAAGAAACGCATTTTTTAAGTCAGCGGCCGGAAACTGATTTTCCCGAGCCTGCGGGCTGGTTGCCTGCTGCTTTGAAAACCTCCGCGGAAAAGCTGCGTACGGAAGATCCGAGATTCCGAAATCTGGACAATTCGGTGCTCTATGCGGTGCTGGCCGCAAGGAAAGCCTTTGAAAGTGTTCCTGTTTCTACATCCGCAGGCATCAATATCGGAAGTAGCCGTGGTGCGACCAGGCTTTTCGAGAAGTACCATCAGGAATATATCGAAACCGGAAAAGTAAGCACGTATACCTCTCCCACCACGACCCTTGGAAATATTTCGTCCTGGGTTGCGCAAGACCTTAAACTGGAAGGGCCTGAATTTTCTCATAGTATCACCTGTTCCACCGGGATGCATGCCATCCTGAATGCGATCGCGTGGATGAATAGCGGTATTTCTGACGCCTTCCTTGCCGGTGGAAGCGAGGCGCCACTTACCGGTTTTACCCTCGCGCAGATGCAGGCTATGAAGATCTATTCCCGTCAAACGGAATTTCCATGCAGGTCGCTGGATATGAAAAAACAGGAGAATACGATGGTTCTGGGAGAAGCAGCAGGGATTGTTTCGCTGCAAAGAGAGGCAGAAAACGCCAGGGCCTGGATCAAGGGAATTGGTTTTTCTACGGAAAAGTTGCGTCACGGGGCTTCGCTTTCCAAAAATGGCAAAGGCATTCAGAAGGCCATGAAAATGGCATTGAACGGCAGAGCCCCAAAGGAAATTGACGCGGTGGTGCTGCATGCGCCGGGCACCATTGGCGGGGACGCTGCTGAAGTGAATGCTATAAAGGCGGTTTTTGGGAAAGATCTGGCCGCAATGACCAGTAATAAATGGAAAATTGGCCATAGTTTTGGGGCATCTGGTGTATTAAGTCTGGAAATGGCTATCTTGATGCTTCAGAAGCAACAGTTTTTGACGGTTCCGTTTTCAGAATTTCAGCAGCAACCCGAAAAACTGGACAATATCCTGGTGAATTCAGTAGGTTTTGGCGGCAATGCTGTTTCCATACTTATTGGTCGCAGGATGTGATTGTTAGCTATTCGGTTTATAAATCGGCTAACAGGTGAAGGCCTTAAAAGCTTAGTTTTCCTTATTTTTGAATACAAATCATTTTACATGGCTAGACATAACTGGACGAAAGAAGAGATTCTAGAGATATATAACAAACCTTTGATGGAGCTGCTGTACGAAGCGGCAAGCGTCCATCGTGAGTACCACGACCCGAATACCGTTCAGGTCTCCACATTGCTTTCTATTAAAACCGGTGGATGCCCGGAAGATTGCGGCTATTGCCCGCAAGCTGCCCGTTACCACACTGATCTGGAAGGAAACGACCTGATGAGCGTGAACCAGGTAAAAGCGCAGGCGCTACGTGCCAAGGCTTCGGGGAGTTCCAGGGTTTGCATGGGTGCAGCCTGGAGAAACGTGAAAGATGGCGAGGAGTTTGATAATGTGCTGGAGATGGTTCGTACCATCAATAAACTGGATATGGAAGTTTGCTGTACTTTGGGAATGCTTACCGAGAACCAGGCGCAAAGACTTGCCGAAGCCGGTTTGTATGCTTATAACCACAATTTAGATACTTCGGAAGAATATTATAAAGAGGTGATTTCTACCCGCGGATATGAAGATCGCCTGAAAACCATTGATAACGTTCGCAAGACCAATGTTACGGTTTGTAGCGGAGGGATCATCGGGATGGGTGAAAAAAAAGAAGACCGAGCGGGAATGCTTGTTGCTCTTGCTACTTTGAATCCTCAACCGGAATCGGTGCCAATAAACGCATTGGTAGCCGTAGAGGGAACACCTATGGAAGAGCAAACGCCGGTGCCGATCTGGGATATGATCAGGATGGTTGCCACGACGAGGATCGTGATGCCCGAAACACAGGTGAGACTTTCCGCAGGAAGGACGCAGATGAGCAGAGAAGGCCAGGCTATGTGTTTCTTTGCCGGAGCGAATTCCATCTTTGCCGGAGATAAACTGCTAACGACTCCAAATCCTGATGTGAATGAGGATATGGAAATGTTCAAAATGCTGGGACTTAATCCGCAGAAAGCATTTGAGAAGAAAGCGCAGCCTGTTAGTGTGGACGCCGAACAATCTGCCTACCAGGCCCAGGGAGAAAAACCAAGATGGTCAAGACCCGGGCACCAGATCGAGCGAAATCTTCAGGCGCAGGAAAAAGCCAAAACCAAGGCCTAACAAAATCAGCCAAATTTGAAACTGGATCTTCAAAATATTCCGAGAGTCAGGGGAATTTCAAAAGAAGCATTCCAGAGGGATTATTTTGTTCCGCAGAAACCGGTCATTTTTGAAGATCTTACCCAAAACTGGCCAGCATACCAAAAGTGGAACTTTGAATATTTTCGGGAAAAAGCCGGTGATATCAAGGTTCCGCTCTATGACAGCCAGCCTGCCAAAGGCAGGGAGAACAGCCACGGCCCGGCGATGAAGATCAAATTTTCAGAATATATCGATATTCTGGAAAAAGGCCCTTCAGATTTACGCATGTTTTTCTTTAACCTGCTTCAGAATTGCCCGGAACTGGTGAATGATTTTCAGTATCCCGATCTTGGAGTGAAATTCTTTAAAAAACTGCCCGTTCTTTTTGTGGGTGGTGCAGGTTCCAAAGTGGTGATGCACTATGATATGGACCTGGCCAATAATTTCCATTTTAATTTTACGGGTAAGAAAAAAGTGTTGCTATACCCGCCAGATCAGACCGGTTTTCTTTATAAAGTGCCTTATTCGATCGTGAGCATGGAGATCATCGATATGGATGATCCAGACCTTCAAACCTATCCCGCTCTTAGTAGGGCTCGAGGTTTCGAAGCCAGGCTGGGACACGGTGAAGGACTTTTTATACCCAGTAAATGGTGGCATTTTATAAAATATGAAACTCCCAGTTTGTCTATTACTTTGAGGTCTTTGCCGAGATCACCTAAAAAGATCGCGGAGGTGCTGAATAATCTTTTGTTCATGCGGAATTATGATAATTTGATGCGGAAATTACAGGGCCAGAAGTGGATCGACCATAAGAACAAAATGGCCATCAGGAAGACGCACCGGCACGCAGGAATTGATAAATGAAGTCAAGATGGAGCTGAAACAGGTAACGCGCATAGAAAGCATTTCGAAAGATGATTTTGTACGGGATTATGTGCGCCCCCAAAAGCCGGTGGTGATCAAAAAGCTGATCCAGGACTGGCCTGCCTACAGGAAATGGAATCTCGAATATATTCGGGAAATGGCCGGCGACCGAACCGTGCCCCTATATGATGATCGTCCTATTTCTTCCAGGTTCAAGTTCAACGAGGCTCATGCCGAAATGAAAATGAGTGACTACATCGATCTGCTGGAGCGCGAACCCACGAACTACCGCATTTTCCTGTATAATTTGCTGAAACAGGTCCCAAAACTCCAGGAGGATTTCAGTTTTCCGGATATCGGACTTCGATTTCTGAAACAGTTGCCCATGCTGTTCTTCGGTGGAGCAAATTCCAAGGTTTTTATGCATTACGATATCGATTATGCGAATATTCTTCATTTTCATTTCCACGGAAAGAAACAATGCATCCTTTTTCCACCTTCAGAAAGCAAAAATCTCTACAAGGTGCCACATGCTTTGATCAGTAGAGAAGATATCGATTTTAATGATCCTGATTTTGAAAAATTCCCGGTCTTGAAGAAAGCACAGGGTTACATTACCGAGCTGAACCATGGCGAAACGCTTTATATGCCGGAAGGGTACTGGCATCATATGACCTATCTTACCGCCGGTTTTTCCATGAGTTTGCGTGCCACTCCAAGAACGCTGACCAATTTTTCAAAAGCCGTGTACAACCTTGTTTTTATGAGACATTTTGATAATTATATGCGGAAAATGCGCGGGCAACGATGGATAGATTATAAAAACAGGCAGGCAGTAACGCGCACTCACAAAAAGCATCATATCAATCAATAAGCGAATTCACGCAATCGAAGACCAGGCTGTTTTCGTAACCTTTTCGCAGGAGGTGATCACTGAGTTTCTTCTTTTTCTTGAAACTATTGGGTTCCTGGATCTTTTCCAGCTTCTTTTCGGCAAGCTCATAAAGCGTTTTACGATAATCTTTTTCGGAAATTTCAGATAAGCCAAGTTTGATAACGGGAGTGGAAATTTCGCGGAATTTAAGCTCCTGAGTGATCTTAATCTTTCCCCATTTCTTTATGCGGAATTTTCCGCGGACGAAACTACGGGCGAAACGTTCTTCGTTCAAAAAACCCTCCTGCATCAACCGAATGATGATCTTCTCCTTGGCCTGCGGGATCATATGCATCTTATCCAGCTTATCTTCGACCTCCTTTTGCGAACGGTCACGATAGGCGCAAAAGTGCATCAGCTTTTGCATGGCTTCATCTACGGTGTAACTTTTTCTTTCCTGGTAATTCATGCCTGCGAGATAAGGAAATTAGCAGTAACCAAAAATATCCTATTTTTAAGAAAATTTCGAATTTCAATCTTCTAATCGACCCGCCTTATGAAAAAAATCAGTTTTATTGTATGCCTGTTTTTGGCAAATTTCGGCTTTTCCCAGTCTGATGAAATCCATGAAGATGTTGCCAGGATCATTGATGTGTGGCTGGATGCCCAGCACGATTACGACAAGTTGCCGGCTATTAGCGTGGCCGTGGTAAAAGATCAGGACATCTTATGGAAAAATGCCTATGGTGAGTCTAATATGGAAGCTGGTGTGGCCGCGGAAACCACCACGATTTGCAGCATTTGCTCTATTTCCAAGCTTTTTACTTCCGTAGCTATTATGAAATTGGTAGAAGAAGGCAAATTGCGGCTGGATGATAAAATTGAAGATCTGCTACCCTGGTTTGACCTGAAACAACAATTTGATGATAGCTGGCCGGTTACGGTTCGCTCAGTGATGACGCATTCTTCCGGTTTGCCCAGAGAAGCCAATTTTCCGTATTGGACCGGTCCCGATTTTCCGTTTCCGGCCAAGAAAGATATCGATTCGAACCTGAAGAACCAGGAAACACTTTACCCGTCTTCTACCTATTTTCAGTATAGCAATCTGGGTTTGACGCTGTTGGGTGAGATCGTGGAAGAAGTTTCCGGAATGCCGTATGATGAGTATATCCAGAAGAATATTTTAGAGCCACTGCGCCTTGACGATACCAGGACTGAATTGCCGGAAGATCTTTACGGAAACCAGCTGGCGATTGGTTATTCCCCTCAATATCGAGATGGTAGCCGAAAAAAGGTCCAGTTTTTTCAGGCAAATGGGATCAAGCCTGCGGCCGGATTTTCATCCAATGTTGAAGATCTGGCGCGATTTGCCTCCTGGCAATTCCGCTTACTGGATTCTTCGCAAACAGAAATTATCCAATCCTCCACTTTGAAATACATGCAGAATGTGCACTGGACCGATCCTGATTTTGAAACTACCTGGGGTCTGGGATTTGCGGTTTATAAAGGTCCTGACGGAAGTAAATGGGTTGGTCATGGCGGAAGTTGCCCGGGTTACCGAACGGTTCTTCAGCTGAATCCAAAGAGTAAAATCGCTTATGTGGTGATGATCAATGCCGGTGGTGAAAACCCTGCGAAATATGCTAATGGCATTCGCAGCATTTTAGCTCAAAAGAAACCTGAAAAAGATAGCCTTAAAACAGCTCCAAATCTCTCCGACTACACCGGGTATTATGACTTGAAACCCTGGTATAATGAAATGTATATTGGTGTTTGGGGTGATAAACTGGTGACTTTGGATCTGCCAACCGGCAATCCTGGTGAAGGAATGGATTATTTACAGCATGTGGAGGGTGATACTTTTAGAAGGATTAGGGATAATCAGGAGCTTGGTGAGACGGTTGTTTTTGAGCGCGATGAAAATGGGAAGGTGTATCGATTAATGCATCACAATAATTACAGTAAAAAGATGGAGCAATAAAAAAATCCCCGGTTTTTCCGGGGATTTTTACTGGTTTCATTTAGACTGCTTTGGCATTCAGTTGACCTTCTGCCAGCTTGTCCAGCTTGTTGTCGGCATCATACTCTTCGTCTAAAGTTTTTTGAAGTTTGTTCGCGATCGCTTTGTGGCCAAGTTGTTTGGCATAGCGTACGAGGGTTCCGTAGCCGGAGATTTCATAATGCTCCACGCGTTGTGCATCGGCAATAATCCCGGCGTCACGTACTTCTTCAGAAGCGTCTTCCTTCAGAAATTCTTCAGATTCTTTGATGAGTCCCTGCATGGCTTTACAGGTTTCACCGGTAGGTTTAATACCGAGTTCTTTACAGATTTCTTCCAATCTTTTTTTGTGTTCCCTGGTTTCTTCCAGGTGACCTTCAAAAGCTTTCTTTAATTTGTCATCATGAGCTGCCTTCTGCATTTTTGGGAGGGCTTTGATGAGCTGGCTTTCTGCGCTGTACAAATCCTTCAACTGGTGCTCAAATAATTCTTCCAAATTTTTCATGATCTAGTATTTAATGGTTAACCAGATAAAGATATTTCAGGAGAATGTACAGGAAGGTTAAAGGGCTGCTAAAGCTTTGTTGGCAGAGTATTAAAAATAAAAAACGCCTCCCAATTGCTTGAAAGGCGTTTTTATTTATTGAATCATTTCCCCGTCTTTGTCGTGGAAATGGTATTCTAGATACGTGTAAGCGTCTCTTGGTAAAATTTTCACCCAACGTTTATGGTCAACAAACCACTTTGATCGGGGAGATGGAAAGCCTTTGGTTAAAAAGGCTGCAATAAATGGGTGCGCGGTAAGCGTGATCTTTTTATGGTCTTTTTTGACCAGTTTTTCCAGGTCGACCTGAATCTTATTCACCAAACTGATTGGTGCTTCGATTTCCCCGTTTCCGTTGGGGTTGTCTTCCCGGGTTTTGATATTCATCTCGGGTCTTACGCGCTGTCTTGTAATCTGGATCAATCCGAATTTACTCGGAGGCAGGATCTTGTGTTTAGCCCTGTCGTCACTCATTTCTTTCCGAAGATGGTCAAAAAGCTTTTTGCGGTTATCGGCTTTATTCATGTCGATAAAGTCTACCACTATAATTCCGCCCATATCGCGCAGTCTCAGCTGGCGGGCGATCTCTGTGGCGCTAATCATATTGACCTCTAACGCGGTATCTTCCTGGTTCTTGGATTTGTTCGAGCGGTTCCCACTATTCACGTCTATCACGTGCATGGCTTCCGTATGCTCGATTACCAGGTAGGCGCCTTTACTCATGGAAACAGTACGCCCAAAGGAGGTTTTGATCTGTCTTTCGATACCGTATTTTTCGAAAATTGGTTGGTTGGATTGATACAGTTTTACGATTGATTCTTTTTCAGGAGCAATTTCGCTCACATAGTCTTTAATTTGTGTATAAAGCGTCTCGTCATCTACGCAAATAGAGGTGAACGTGTCATTAAAAATGTCACGTAACAGGGACGATGCCCTGTTGAGTTCTCCCAGTACTTTTGACGGGTGATGCGGTTTATACAGTTTTTTACACATGGCTGTCCAGCGACCTACAAGATTTTGAAGATCTCTGTCCAGTTCTGCTACTTTTTTGCCTTCAGCCACGGTTCTCACGATTACACCAAAACCTTTTGGTTTGATGCTTTTAACCAGTCTCTTGAGCCGTTCTTTTTCCTCTTTGCTGTCGATCTTCTGAGAGACCGATACGCGGTTGGAAAACGGTACCAGGACGATGTATCGCCCGGGAAGGGATAGTTCCGAGCTAATTCTCGGTCCCTTGGTAGAGATTGGTTCTTTTACGATTTGAACCAGAATGGACTGATTGGATTTTAAGACATCGGCAATAGCGCCGTTCTTGTCTATATCCTTTTCAAAAGAAAAATTCTTTAAAGAATAATCTTTTAATTTACCTGTGCTTACACGTTTGATGAACTTCAGCAATGAAGATATCTGGGGTCCCAGGTCGTGATAGTGTAAAAAACCATCTTTCTCGTAGCCAACATTTACAAATGCGGCATTAAGGCCTGGTACGGGTTTGCGTATTTTGGCAATAAAAATATCGCCTACGTTAAATTTATTCCCGTCTTCTTCCTTGTTGAGTTCAATAAGTTTTCCATCTTTTGTTAAGGCAAAATCTACAGCAGAAGGTTCGGACCTGATAATTAATTCTTTGTCCACACTTCCAGATTTTTGATCCGTATCTGTGCTAGACGGATACAGATGGATTAAACATTATTTATTTCACAGGGTTTTAAAGCCTGAAGAAACCTCGGCGGTATAGCCTACCGGGTTTCGATTTCAAAGAACGATTAAATAAAAAAAGTAGTGTGAAAACTACTTTTTCTTATGGCGGTTTGCTCTTCTGCGTTTCTTACGCTTGTGAGTGGCCACCTTATGTCTTTTTCTTTTCTTACCACTTGGCATAGTGCAATATTTTAAAGATTAATACTAATTTCTTTGGAACCCGACCCGAAAGCCGGGATCGTATTTTGGTTATTTTACCTCTACGTTAGATTTAACTCCTTCTACAAATATCTTTGCAGGTTTGAATGCAGGGATGTTGTGTGCAGGGATCTTAATAGTAGTGTTTTTTGAAATGTTTCTTCCGGTTTTTTCAGCTCTTGTCTTTACAACAAAACTTCCGAACCCACGCAGGTATACGTTGTCGCCGCTTTCTAAAGACGTCTTCACCTCTTCCATAAACGATTCAATAGTAGCCTGAACGTCACCTTTTTCCATTCCTAATTTCTCTGAAATGTTTGCTACGATATCTGCTTTCGTCATTTTTCGTGCTATTTAAATTTTTATAAATTGGGGTTTCTAATTTTCAAGGGGGCAAATATAAGAATTAAATCTTCAATATTTCAAACCTAATTCACTAATAATAACGCAATAAACTCCTATTATTGCCATCCCTCATTATTAATTATGGAATTTCCCAATGCTTTACAGAACTGGTACCTCGAAAACAGAAGGGATTTGCCCTGGCGCAGCACCCGTGACCCCTACCATATCTGGCTTAGCGAAATCATGCTGCAGCAAACCCGTGTTGAACAGGGATTACCTTATTATACAAAATTTATCGAGGCTTTCCCAGAGATCGAAGATCTTGCTGCCGCTTCTTCGGAAAAAGTATTGAAGCTCTGGCAGGGACTTGGTTACTATTCCCGTGCACGCAATCTTCACGAAACCGCTAAATATGTGGCTTATGAGCTAAACGGAAAATTTCCCGGTAGTTATAAGGAATTGCTGAAACTGAAAGGAGTAGGGGATTATACGGCAAGCGCCATTGCTTCCTTTTGTTATAATGAAAAGGTAGCCCTGGTAGATGGGAATGTCTTCCGGGTTTTTTCCCGGCTTAAAGGGATCGAAACACCTATTAATACTACGGAAGGCAAAAAACTTTTTAAAAAGCTCGCGGAAGAGGCGCTGGAAAAGGTGAATTTTGATCGTTCTACCTATAACCAGGCGATCATGGAATTCGGGGCGCTGCACTGCAAACCTGCAAATCCCGCCTGCGAAGTTTGCCCATTTAACGAGGAGTGTGTGGCTCTGCGAACCCATAAAATTAAAGACCTGCCGGTAAAGCTCAGGAAGACCAGGGTGAAAAAGCGCTATTTCAACTACCTCGTTATTGAAACCGGGAATGAAGAGACGGCTATTGAAAAGCGAACCGGAAAAGGAATCTGGCACGGTTTGTACCAGTTTCCGCTGGTAGAGACCAAGAAGAAGATTTCAGAAAAGGAACTGCGCCAAAATGAACTTTTTCGGCAATATATTAAGGAGAAAG contains the following coding sequences:
- the bioA gene encoding adenosylmethionine--8-amino-7-oxononanoate transaminase → MQTINSDLRERDQKHLWHPLTQHKTAAAALPIVRAEGAHLFDDSGTKYIDGISSWYTAVYGHCNPYITSRVAEQMTRLDQVVFSGFTHEPAIKLSEALIAILPKGQQKLFFNDNGSTATEIGIKMALQYHHNLGNDRKVMLAFEDGFHGDTFGAMSVSGLSVYNGAFEDHFIRVERIPVPNGENTAEILEKIQVLHAENGIAGFIYEPLIQGAAAMKFHDAEGLNEILKFCRKEHIILVADEVMTGFGKTGKFFASDYLSEKPDIVCLSKALTAGLLPMGITSCSQKVFEAFYSEDIAKGLFHGHTYTANPLACTAALAAIDLLHSAEMQNNIAQIRKSNEAFAEKLKRQPKAKNVRNIGVILAFELDVEMERYGNLRNKLFRFFMDRGVALRPLGNTIYIVPPYVISEEDLQYTYSVIEQVFSEF
- a CDS encoding regulatory protein RecX; the encoded protein is MNYQERKSYTVDEAMQKLMHFCAYRDRSQKEVEDKLDKMHMIPQAKEKIIIRLMQEGFLNEERFARSFVRGKFRIKKWGKIKITQELKFREISTPVIKLGLSEISEKDYRKTLYELAEKKLEKIQEPNSFKKKKKLSDHLLRKGYENSLVFDCVNSLID
- a CDS encoding beta-ketoacyl synthase N-terminal-like domain-containing protein, which codes for MKDPIGIVSVGSVSPLGSTSEEIWNSYLQETHFLSQRPETDFPEPAGWLPAALKTSAEKLRTEDPRFRNLDNSVLYAVLAARKAFESVPVSTSAGINIGSSRGATRLFEKYHQEYIETGKVSTYTSPTTTLGNISSWVAQDLKLEGPEFSHSITCSTGMHAILNAIAWMNSGISDAFLAGGSEAPLTGFTLAQMQAMKIYSRQTEFPCRSLDMKKQENTMVLGEAAGIVSLQREAENARAWIKGIGFSTEKLRHGASLSKNGKGIQKAMKMALNGRAPKEIDAVVLHAPGTIGGDAAEVNAIKAVFGKDLAAMTSNKWKIGHSFGASGVLSLEMAILMLQKQQFLTVPFSEFQQQPEKLDNILVNSVGFGGNAVSILIGRRM
- the bioD gene encoding dethiobiotin synthase codes for the protein MPKTFFITGISTEVGKTVAAAIVTRSMEADYWKPVQAGDLENSDTHKIKRLLGSHEVHFHENAYALNTPMSPHAAAEIDGIEIAIRNIRFPETSKDLVVEGAGGLLVPLNDTETILDLISPEHKVVLVSRHYLGSINHTLLSVEVLKSRGIKNIGILFSGKAHPSTEDVITKMAGVSIIGRIEEEPYFDERVVEEYAEKFKENLCKL
- a CDS encoding cupin-like domain-containing protein, which codes for MKLDLQNIPRVRGISKEAFQRDYFVPQKPVIFEDLTQNWPAYQKWNFEYFREKAGDIKVPLYDSQPAKGRENSHGPAMKIKFSEYIDILEKGPSDLRMFFFNLLQNCPELVNDFQYPDLGVKFFKKLPVLFVGGAGSKVVMHYDMDLANNFHFNFTGKKKVLLYPPDQTGFLYKVPYSIVSMEIIDMDDPDLQTYPALSRARGFEARLGHGEGLFIPSKWWHFIKYETPSLSITLRSLPRSPKKIAEVLNNLLFMRNYDNLMRKLQGQKWIDHKNKMAIRKTHRHAGIDK
- a CDS encoding ferritin-like domain-containing protein, with amino-acid sequence MKNLEELFEHQLKDLYSAESQLIKALPKMQKAAHDDKLKKAFEGHLEETREHKKRLEEICKELGIKPTGETCKAMQGLIKESEEFLKEDASEEVRDAGIIADAQRVEHYEISGYGTLVRYAKQLGHKAIANKLQKTLDEEYDADNKLDKLAEGQLNAKAV
- a CDS encoding SET domain-containing protein, whose protein sequence is MIHPDTQLKWISEAVGYGVVATKLIPKGTITWVQDALDSIFEPDAPLGMNELEQEMLEKYSFRNSRGEHVLCWDFGKFVNHSFRSNCLSTAYNFELAVRDIQPGEELTDDYGYLNLIESFQPIDEGTARKLVMPDDILQHYTEWDHALRKVFPEIPKNDQPLWNLLEEKLVLEISEVAAGKRKMLSTRNLYYEPEKSRI
- the bioB gene encoding biotin synthase BioB, encoding MARHNWTKEEILEIYNKPLMELLYEAASVHREYHDPNTVQVSTLLSIKTGGCPEDCGYCPQAARYHTDLEGNDLMSVNQVKAQALRAKASGSSRVCMGAAWRNVKDGEEFDNVLEMVRTINKLDMEVCCTLGMLTENQAQRLAEAGLYAYNHNLDTSEEYYKEVISTRGYEDRLKTIDNVRKTNVTVCSGGIIGMGEKKEDRAGMLVALATLNPQPESVPINALVAVEGTPMEEQTPVPIWDMIRMVATTRIVMPETQVRLSAGRTQMSREGQAMCFFAGANSIFAGDKLLTTPNPDVNEDMEMFKMLGLNPQKAFEKKAQPVSVDAEQSAYQAQGEKPRWSRPGHQIERNLQAQEKAKTKA
- a CDS encoding serine hydrolase — its product is MKKISFIVCLFLANFGFSQSDEIHEDVARIIDVWLDAQHDYDKLPAISVAVVKDQDILWKNAYGESNMEAGVAAETTTICSICSISKLFTSVAIMKLVEEGKLRLDDKIEDLLPWFDLKQQFDDSWPVTVRSVMTHSSGLPREANFPYWTGPDFPFPAKKDIDSNLKNQETLYPSSTYFQYSNLGLTLLGEIVEEVSGMPYDEYIQKNILEPLRLDDTRTELPEDLYGNQLAIGYSPQYRDGSRKKVQFFQANGIKPAAGFSSNVEDLARFASWQFRLLDSSQTEIIQSSTLKYMQNVHWTDPDFETTWGLGFAVYKGPDGSKWVGHGGSCPGYRTVLQLNPKSKIAYVVMINAGGENPAKYANGIRSILAQKKPEKDSLKTAPNLSDYTGYYDLKPWYNEMYIGVWGDKLVTLDLPTGNPGEGMDYLQHVEGDTFRRIRDNQELGETVVFERDENGKVYRLMHHNNYSKKMEQ
- a CDS encoding cupin-like domain-containing protein, which produces MELKQVTRIESISKDDFVRDYVRPQKPVVIKKLIQDWPAYRKWNLEYIREMAGDRTVPLYDDRPISSRFKFNEAHAEMKMSDYIDLLEREPTNYRIFLYNLLKQVPKLQEDFSFPDIGLRFLKQLPMLFFGGANSKVFMHYDIDYANILHFHFHGKKQCILFPPSESKNLYKVPHALISREDIDFNDPDFEKFPVLKKAQGYITELNHGETLYMPEGYWHHMTYLTAGFSMSLRATPRTLTNFSKAVYNLVFMRHFDNYMRKMRGQRWIDYKNRQAVTRTHKKHHINQ